In the genome of Ureibacillus sp. FSL W7-1570, the window TGAAGCGCAATACTAAAAACATAGCCAATGTTGTTGTAAAGGCAGAAAGCCCACTGGCGATGGAGAAACATAATAAAGTCGTAATAAAAATTGCTTTTCTCCCGATTTTGTCTGCCAACAACCCAAAAAGAAAGGCACCCACCGCCATTCCGATGGAGTTGATGCTTCCGATCCATCCCATTTCATTGGATGAAAGGTTCCAATCAACCGTTAATGCAGCAATGATAAATGACAGAATGCCTACATCCATTGCATCAAATAACCAGCCGATTCCTGCTACCCCCAGCAATTTATTGCGGGAAATTCCAGGGCCGGTGTTTTGCTCCGAATGATTCTTCATCTGCTTTTCCACCTGTCTTTACAATTGAATTGATACTTTTACAATATACCCATTCGCTTTTTATCGCAAGCAAATTACCAAACTTTTTCAAGTTCATCGGCATGATGAAAAATGATAAAAAAATATTGTTAATAATCCTTTAAATTTTTGGTTTCCTATTGAAATATACTATTATTGTGCGTTAAAATGTCTTTTATATGAAAACAATTGTTCATCCAGCGAAAACAAAAGGAGACATTTATTATGTGGAAAGGTCTATTGGAAGAATATAAAGAATTTTTACCTGTGACAGATAAAACACCTGCATTAACTTTGAACGAAGGAAATACTCCTTTGATTTATTTGGGAAATTTATCAAAAAAACTGGGTATTGAATTATACGGCAAATATGAAGGATTAAATCCAACCGGCTCCTTTAAGGACCGCGGCATGGTGGTTGCAGTGGCAAAAGCGGTGGAAGAAGGTGCAAAATGCGTCATTTGCGCATCGACTGGAAATACTTCTGCAGCGGCCAGCGCTTATGCTGCCCGGGCAGGCATTCAATCCATCGTTGTCATCCCTAAAGGAAAAGTGGCTCTTGGGAAACTTGCCCAAGCTTGCATGTATGGTGCAAAAATCATCGAAATTGACGGTAATTTTGATGATGCATTGTCCATCGTCCGCAAAATCAGTGAAGAAGGAAAAGTGACGCTCGTAAACTCTGTGAATCCGTACCGCATTGAAGGACAAAAAACGGCGGCCTTTGAAATCGTTGATGCGTTAGGCAAAGCTC includes:
- the thrC gene encoding threonine synthase, yielding MWKGLLEEYKEFLPVTDKTPALTLNEGNTPLIYLGNLSKKLGIELYGKYEGLNPTGSFKDRGMVVAVAKAVEEGAKCVICASTGNTSAAASAYAARAGIQSIVVIPKGKVALGKLAQACMYGAKIIEIDGNFDDALSIVRKISEEGKVTLVNSVNPYRIEGQKTAAFEIVDALGKAPDYLCIPVGNAGNITAYWKGFKEYHAAKNTGLPKMYGFEAEGAAAIVKGEPIANPETIATAIRIGNPASWKFAEAARDESGGIIDSVTDDEILAAYKEIARSEGVFVEPGSAASLAGVIKSVNNGKIAKGSTVVTVFTGNGLKDPDTAMNASTVEVVSLKNDMEEIRNYIEGLV